Proteins found in one Saccharomyces cerevisiae S288C chromosome III, complete sequence genomic segment:
- the LRE1 gene encoding Lre1p (Protein involved in control of cell wall structure and stress response; direct inhibitor of the nuclear Dbf2 related (NDR) kinase Cbk1p-Mob2p; overproduction confers resistance to cell-wall degrading enzymes; exhibits genetic interactions with genes involved in the cell wall integrity pathway; LRE1 has a paralog, HLR1, that arose from the whole genome duplication), which translates to MPNTHTQHVQISEPNPVNTLSTPSKRGHRHRRSLAISGDFDFLKQPAAIVNLPPPQAAENCPSTAPTAVSSTLSPIRYNRFPCKTNEDAGTLDLPEPRFYPLSPKNNLQTPSPRFFISEEPSFSSPVKGVPDAIINLDDALKTRPRSFKSHRRSESAPPDLEVMVDKGNCAAGSNSMIKEEEDSLIEPESKNEYYEQKLPTALLSPLRPSLCVSEQAIDVDDSALNGSPTHHNHGMQNANARNSNTFNSLKIKGQKQRYYHYTKQLPLTVGCDSQSPKEQRSAASMTINQAMTPSSLAYTPSKLASTPATPVSFYDSNADINLESDNFPLKDNPRYAKDGYPKKCGNSQLNRVLDSDKRQDFSGESRRRRSGSPISHMQHRNLIDNMKGRRNSNTINSIFNYKSQHYEMPYDDMMKNENINAQSMPFSVNGVNNENSIGGVITRADDAPLQHSVVKSCTPDGKEEMNRLKSNDSNEYSKSEGQIRTNSQLSKDILMGEPGDMVDLSSFVNAQRKASNETGDLVFSLSQDDDALKTFHASNSAATSNESWCISDDALGKQAQDSEVRRKRKSKLGLFRHIFSRK; encoded by the coding sequence ATGCCCAATACGCATACTCAACATGTGCAAATATCAGAGCCAAATCCTGTAAATACTTTGTCTACACCATCCAAAAGAGGTCACCGCCATCGCAGATCGCTAGCAATATCAGGagattttgattttttgaaacagCCTGCAGCAATTGTGAATTTACCACCTCCACAGGCGGCTGAAAATTGTCCTTCAACTGCCCCAACTGCTGTATCAAGTACATTATCGCCAATACGCTACAATAGATTTCCTTGCAAAACCAATGAAGACGCTGGAACGTTAGATTTGCCTGAACCAAGATTTTATCCGTTATCACCAAAGAACAATCTGCAAACACCAAGTCCACGATTTTTCATTAGTGAAGAGCCAAGTTTTTCATCGCCAGTTAAAGGCGTCCCAGATGCCATTATTAACCTTGACGATGCGTTGAAGACAAGGCCTAGGTCATTTAAATCACATAGAAGATCTGAATCCGCTCCTCCTGATTTGGAGGTTATGGTAGATAAGGGCAATTGTGCAGCCGGTTCTAACTCTATgattaaagaagaagaggacTCCTTAATTGAACCAGAATCgaaaaatgaatattatGAGCAAAAGCTTCCAACAGCACTATTATCCCCACTGCGGCCTTCCCTTTGTGTATCTGAACAGGCCATTGATGTAGATGATTCAGCTCTCAATGGGTCACCGACCCATCACAACCATGGGATGCAAAACGCCAATGCACGGAATTCCAACACATTCAATTCGTTGAAGATCAAAGGCCAAAAGCAAAGATATTATCATTATACGAAGCAGCTACCTTTGACCGTAGGCTGTGACTCGCAATCTCCAAAAGAACAAAGGTCGGCTGCTTCAATGACAATCAATCAGGCAATGACACCTTCTTCCCTGGCCTATACCCCTTCTAAACTAGCATCTACTCCCGCAACACCAGTATCCTTTTATGACAGCAATGCGGACATTAACTTAGAAAGTGATAATTTTCCACTAAAAGATAACCCTAGATATGCCAAGGATGGTTATCCTAAAAAGTGCGGCAATTCACAGCTTAATCGTGTGCTGGATAGCGATAAAAGACAGGATTTTAGTGGAGAATcgagaagaagaagatcgGGCAGTCCTATCTCCCACATGCAACACCGCAACCTGATTGATAATATGAAAGGTAGACGAAACAGTAACACGATAAACTCAATCTTCAACTACAAGAGTCAACATTATGAAATGCCATATGATgatatgatgaaaaatgaaaacattaATGCACAGTCCATGCCCTTTTCAGTCAACGGTGtcaacaatgaaaatagTATCGGAGGGGTTATTACGAGAGCGGACGATGCACCCCTTCAACACTCTGTGGTCAAATCCTGTACGCCTGATGGCaaggaagaaatgaatAGGCTTAAAAGTAATGACAGTAATGAATATTCCAAGTCTGAAGGGCAGATCAGAACCAATTCGCAACTAAGTAAGGACATTCTCATGGGTGAACCAGGTGATATGGTTGATCTGTCCTCTTTTGTCAACGCGCAGAGAAAAGCCTCAAATGAAACTGGTGACTTAGTCTTTAGTTTATCCCAGGATGATGACGCACTGAAAACGTTCCATGCGAGCAACAGCGCAGCAACAAGCAATGAAAGCTGGTGTATTAGCGATGATGCGTTAGGAAAGCAGGCGCAGGACAGTGAAGTTaggaggaaaagaaaatccaAATTAGGACTCTTTagacatattttttcaaggaagTAA
- the APA1 gene encoding bifunctional AP-4-A phosphorylase/ADP sulfurylase (AP4A phosphorylase; bifunctional diadenosine 5',5'''-P1,P4-tetraphosphate phosphorylase and ADP sulfurylase involved in catabolism of bis(5'-nucleosidyl) tetraphosphates; catalyzes phosphorolysis of dinucleoside oligophosphates, cleaving substrates' alpha/beta-anhydride bond and introducing Pi into the beta-position of the corresponding NDP formed; protein abundance increases under DNA replication stress; APA1 has a paralog, APA2, that arose from the whole genome duplication) — protein MSIPADIASLISDKYKSAFDNGNLKFIQTETTKTKDPKTSMPYLISHMPSLIEKPERGQTPEGEDPLGKPEEELTVIPEFGGADNKAYKLLLNKFPVIPEHTLLVTNEYQHQTDALTPTDLLTAYKLLCALDNEESDKRHMVFYNSGPASGSSLDHKHLQILQMPEKFVTFQDRLCNGKEHFLPTFNTEPLQDAKVSFAHFVLPMPESEETVDEDLLAMCYISILQRALTFFQDWLNENPELKKSYNLMLTKEWICVVPRSKAFSDEMKIGFNSTGYCGMILTKNDEVFSKITEKPELINDILLECGFPNTSGQKPNEYNY, from the coding sequence atgagtATCCCCGCTGACATTGCATCTTTAATTAGTGACAAGTACAAAAGTGCCTTCGATAATGGTAACTTAAAATTTATCCAGACTGAAACAACGAAAACAAAGGACCCAAAAACCAGCATGCCATACTTGATTAGTCACATGCCAAGTCTGATCGAAAAGCCAGAGCGTGGCCAAACTCCAGAAGGAGAGGATCCACTAGGCAAACCTGAGGAAGAATTAACGGTTATCCCAGAATTTGGTGGTGCCGATAACAAAGCGTATAAATTGCTATTAAACAAATTCCCTGTAATCCCTGAACACACTTTATTGGTAACTAACGAATACCAACATCAAACTGATGCCTTGACCCCAACCGATTTATTGACTGCTTATAAGTTGCTGTGTGCCTTGGACAATGAAGAATCCGACAAGAGACACATGGTCTTTTACAATTCTGGTCCAGCCAGTGGTTCTTCATTGGACCACAAACATTTGCAAATTCTGCAAATGCCTGAAAAGTTCGTCACTTTCCAAGATAGACTATGTAATGGTAAAGAACATTTCCTACCAACTTTCAATACTGAACCTTTGCAAGATGCTAAAGTCTCGTTCGCTCATTTTGTCTTGCCAATGCCGGAGTCTGAAGAAACTGTTGATGAAGACCTATTAGCTATGTGTTACATCTCCATATTGCAAAGAGCTTTGACCTTTTTCCAGGACTGGTTGAACGAAAATCCAGAACTAAAGAAATCCTACAATCTTATGTTAACCAAGGAATGGATCTGTGTCGTTCCACGCTCGAAGGCCTTTTCTGATGAAATGAAGATAGGTTTCAACTCCACAGGTTATTGTGGTATGATCTTAAccaaaaatgatgaagttTTCTCCAAGATTACTGAAAAACCTGAATTGATTAACGATATCTTATTGGAATGTGGTTTCCCAAACACTTCTGGTCAAAAACCAAACGAATACAACTATTGA